One stretch of Plasmodium yoelii strain 17X genome assembly, chromosome: 5 DNA includes these proteins:
- a CDS encoding serine/threonine protein phosphatase 8, putative, which produces MKNGIEMKENNIYGNGYAHYQNNLNGDLFFKNNDIIKKNGISENMYTYNTVELGGLGEYGMNNMNNNINYGDRHNTNYGDRHNTNYGDRNMINVKYNNLDIPYNIKNSGYNNIIDKNYTNNNININKRCVTINDEISKNSVYPNYYRSRSSGTHIKRYYPHVNIKNNNDISLFEHGINDKNNAYILNNNNKKNHDTIYEQGHVINMKKNIYKTALDLNMNKEMSLNKEMCLNKEMCLNKEMGLNLKPSTNITSNINRINITGNYNLPNVVEYKNDMFFSYKDKINNTYTDYKNNINNLIINPDKNMNLRNARLYKTSEYHYNIPNKNDNSIGVNNICKIYNLDNKKDSKHIQYENSSEKYDFITNNKNLNGYKLYDSGNCENYGNYENCENNQYDSILKKKCLEENDNEEIIIKNKNLPIVYTEKYRNKYKNIYNEKEENIYDMCNVDIIESPKGKIVDPTKLSSEIFSYNNINNFLKEYGSLEYINDYSNMKKDDKKEKEKDIVKNDNINEDNNISMSNESLKINKKNRNEFLEWKSHNRLLKNIIASYNENTNIKKHGLFNLLFDIYGYNKTIFKNYLSNNDENEIKNVIKDIIYELFEKKNNKILEKFIFLKYLFNEYGHTEYPNLISLKNFKQIFRNYKNIFSSKKIVLFIFNCLDRGRKYYITESDFIIGMLACSPQMGNDIYDDSGKLRHQLIFRAYDIDRDGYLNSKEMLVFLYHIYELSNDLKYLKLKTDKNKLKDFVINERDKLMKNHEKISYDYFYNLIVNKQIEGTTNLLRSNCDVANVVKKYFLYTYAKNLIPEKYIDGDDFFFIHSKDKKNNQVDNIIDKKLKNVSRYSHDTIPFNTSSNHILDEDYSNSYMLRRMNAYEGSGIYTDATENISSEQIDRDTLSKVWTGNIFPELKETETSMEKISIETYNNTKKVKENEFLSNIDHNFEKSKINDINFIDKGRDTFTDNQSVEFQKNNMNIESYQTNSCETGYNNIYVDEKDKNEMVKNKANIKNVNLGSMEYVVDDSIGKINELDAMNSDLKKESNTFEKSNEETKINGDISKKMENGDSFVNESLGVNDKDEIKYSGGINLNPIRLNISGFGEKCDNKCENKRENHENLKKTSGQLDRKKPLYSNSDNLKTEKKIIDKDYVEYEIRNDNILVENCNNINKGDNILLVNSDKTKNSEVLPHFGKEENCESNLRIKEVCDYDLIVNDKEKMENSIKEVVKEYREKYITDHKLLTLNQDIAFKVFTTFYNICYKKKREDYKNYFDIFRVCNYNDVLLLCDEVVKLFKLEDSLEFANLPCKVFGDIHGNLFDIVDFFNMYNWPMHDNNNRIISLLKIERDFENVGNSENNMNNKCVSNHSDLKYVFLGNYLNRGELSLEVICFLFSLKILFPKHIYLIRGNHENRVFNYVYGFYKDIERKIKSNFNCLGKINYKDDVICAYSYELFNRINDVLEFLPLSVLLDNEILCIHSGIGDSIQNVKDYLNIEKPIIIPEYVDRNSNNNSEILKKIIIDTLWSDPINYLDDNDMLLLKDCTKYDIIPSSRGKITVKFGKHRLTKFLKNNKIKMIIRGNECVSEGYKYEFNKKILTLFSATNYCNKYKNNASSALIIKKNKNITIFNQILKSECENMNLNESSNKEKVNIAYTNGEEDKLNKSDKLQNGQNETKNGFYFDHTKHKDKPSKKYGNEYKEIENNNDLINLKTPQFYVNKDSIKLSNDDNIENILGDDSASKNNLYDTDVCEKKNDNLNDSGVMNEMLKSLSYEKNLDNCNDNKDKEDQNNDVLQNDRKRVNLLESDTDKNSANLFENPCNEHIENEENVNKEKKEKNEEKDESKETMTYDENGDGYKAKDDSSEKNDSGENYKHNKIFNNKENEIFNDFENCCNGKSIDNINKDLIKFNDFGIEQNEHNDIFLEEKKYLENIEMMKEEMLKECDYKVDSNKYTDGIIEENIEENIEEKNNELYKSRNNSNSRNNTNSIINNFFKNEKTIEQNCSNMFLNYDQVNNSKEHEDNLKNGNCSKISSLSNENIGAINYMNEIDNELVYKRINYMMPPNLTLTNKTQMKNGSYTREHNSATMRNIRSESNTMDSLNKLEMQHLPPDPQPQTKISFQKSLDDLHESQF; this is translated from the exons atgaagaacGGTATTGAAATGaaggaaaataatatatatgggAATGGATATGCACACTATcagaataatttaaatggtgatttattttttaagaacaatgatataattaaaaaaaatggaatatcAGAAAATATGTACACATATAACACAGTTGAATTAGGGGGTTTAGGGGAATATGGAATGAATAACATGAAtaacaatattaattatgGCGATAGGCACAATACTAATTATGGGGATAGACACAATACTAATTATGGAGATAGAAACATGATAAATGTGAAATATAACAATTTGGATATAccttataatataaaaaattcaggatataataatataatagataaaaaCTATACaaataacaatattaatataaataaaagatgTGTAACGATAAATGATGAAATTAGCAAAAATAGTGTATACCCTAATTATTATAGAAGTAGAAGTTCAGGCACACATATTAAAAGATATTATCCTCatgttaatataaaaaataataatgatatttcTTTGTTCGAACATggaataaatgataaaaataatgcatacattttaaataataataataagaaGAATCATGATACTATTTATGAACAAGGTCATgtgattaatatgaaaaaaaatatttataaaaccGCTTTAGATTTGAATATGAATAAAGAAATGAGTTTGAATAAAGAAATGTGTTTGAATAAAGAAATGTGTTTGAATAAAGAAATGggtttgaatttaaaaccaAGTACAAATATAACAAGTAATATAAATAGAATAAATATTACGGGAAATTATAACCTTCCAAATGTagtagaatataaaaatgatatgtttttttcttataaggataaaataaataatacatatacagattataaaaataatataaacaatttaattataaatccagataaaaatatgaatttgAGGAATGCTCGTTTGTATAAAACATCAGAATACCATTACAACATcccaaataaaaatgataattcaATTggtgttaataatatttgtaagatttataatttggataataaaaaagattcCAAACATATTCAATATGAAAATAGTTCGGAAAAATATGATTTCATAacgaataataaaaatttaaatggtTATAAACTGTATGATAGTGGAAATTGTGAAAATTATggaaattatgaaaattgtgaaaataaCCAGTATGATtcaattttgaaaaaaaaatgtttagaagaaaatgataacgAAGAGATAATaattaagaataaaaatttgCCTATTGTATATACAGAAAAgtatagaaataaatataagaatatttataatgaaaaagaagaaaatatttatgacaTGTGTAATGTAGATATAATTGAATCCCCAAAAGGAAAAATAGTTGATCCTACAAAATTAAGTAGTgaaattttttcatataataatattaacaattttttaaaagaatatGGGTCGTtagaatatattaatgattatagtaatatgaagaaagatgataaaaaagaaaaagaaaaagacattgtaaaaaatgataatataaatgaggataataatatttcaatgAGTAATGAAagcttaaaaataaataaaaaaaatagaaatgaATTTTTAGAATGGAAATCTCACAATAGattattgaaaaatattatagcatcttataatgaaaatacaaatataaaaaaacatggtttatttaatttgctttttgatatatatggatataataaaacaatttttaaaaattatttatcaaataatgatgaaaatgagataaaaaatgttattaaagatataatatatgaattatttgaaaaaaaaaataataaaattttggaaaaattcatatttttaaaatatttatttaatgaatatgGACATACAGAGTATCCAAatttaatatcattaaaaaattttaaacaaatttttcgaaattataaaaacattttttcatcaaaaaaaattgtattatttatatttaattgtttAGACAGAggaagaaaatattatataacgGAAAGTGATTTCATTATAGGAATGTTAGCATGTAGCCCACAAATGGgtaatgatatatatgatgATTCAGGAAAATTACGTCATCAGTTAATTTTTAGAGCTTATGATATAGATAGAGATGGATATTTAAATAGTAAAGAGATGTTAGTATTtttgtatcatatatatgaattatcaaatgatttaaaatatttaaaattaaaaacagataaaaataaattaaaagattTTGTTATTAATGAAAGGGATAAACTTATGAAAAATCATGAAAAAATTAGTtatgattatttttataatttaatagtAAACAAACAAATTGAAGGAACAACAAATTTGTTGAGATCTAATTGTGATGTTGCTAatgttgtaaaaaaatattttctttatacatatgcaaaaaatttaataccagaaaaatatatagatggggatgattttttttttatacattctaaagataaaaaaaataatcaagtagataatattattgataaaaaattgaaaaatgtTTCTAGATATTCTCATGATACTATTCCTTTTAATAcatcttcgaatcatatttTAGAtgaggattatagtaattcTTATATGCTTAGAAGAATGAATGCATATGAGGGTTCAGGGATATATACAGATGCAACAGAAAATATTTCATCAGAACAAATTGATAGAGATACACTTTCAAAAGTTTGGACTGGAAATATATTCCCTGAATTAAAAGAAACAGAAACATCAATGGAAAAAATTTCAATTGAAacttataataatacaaaaaaggTTAAGgaaaatgaatttttatcTAATATTGatcataattttgaaaaatcaaaaataaatgatattaattttattgacAAAGGAAGGGATACATTTACAGATAATCAATCAGTGGAATTTCAAAAGAATAATATGAACATAGAAAGTTATCAAACAAATAGTTGTGAAACTggttataataatatatatgttgaTGAGAaggataaaaatgaaatggtaaaaaataaagctaatattaaaaatgttaatttgGGTTCAATGGAATATGTAGTGGATGATTCTATTGGTAAGATAAACGAGTTAGATGCAATGAATTCTGATTTAAAAAAGGAATCGAATACTTTTGAAAAATCAAATGaagaaacaaaaataaatggtgatatttctaaaaaaatggaaaatggTGATTCATTCGTTAATGAAAGTTTGGGGGTAAATGATAAGGATGAGATAAAATATTCTGGGGGGATAAATTTGAATCCAATTCGTTTAAACATTTCTGGTTTTGGTGAAAAGTGTGATAATAAATGCGAAAATAAACGCGAAAATCATGAGAATCTAAAGAAAACGAGTGGGCAACTGGATAGAAAAAAACCACTTTATTCAAATagtgataatttaaaaacagAGAAAAAGATAATCGATAAAGATTATGTGGAATATGAAATAAGGAATGACAATATATTAGTGgaaaattgtaataatataaataaaggtgataatatattgttagtaaatagtgataaaacaaaaaatagcGAGGTTTTACCTCATTTTGGAAAAGAAGAAAATTGTGAATCAAATTTAAGAATAAAAGAAGTATGTGATTATGATTTAATTGTTaatgataaagaaaaaatggaaaatagtATTAAAGAAGTTGTAAAAGAATAtagagaaaaatatataacagatcataaattattaacattaaATCAAGATATTGCTTTTAAAGTGTTTACtactttttataatatttgttataaaaaaaaaagagaggattataaaaattattttgatatatttaggGTTTGTAATTATAATGATGTTCTTCTTTTATGTGATGAAGttgtaaaattatttaaattagaAGATTCATTAGAATTTGCTAATTTGCCATGTAAAGTATTTGGAGATATACATGGaaatttatttgatattgttgatttttttaacatgTATAATTGGCCAATgcatgataataataatagaataATTTCTTTACTAAAAATTGAGAGAGATTTCGAAAACGTCGGAAATTccgaaaataatatgaacaaCAAATGTGTAAGCAATCACAGCGATTTGAAATATGTATTTTTgggtaattatttaaatcgaGGAGAATTATCTTTAGAAGTTATATGTTTCTTATTcagtttaaaaatattatttcctaaacatatatatttaataagagGAAATCATGAAAATCGAGTGTTTAATTATGTTTATGGTTTTTATAAAGATAttgaaagaaaaataaaaagtaattttaattgtttaggaaaaataaattataaagatGATGTTATATGTGCATATTCTTATGAACTATTTAACAGAATTAATGATGTTTTAGAATTTTTACCTTTATCTGTTTTATTAGACAATGAAattttatgtatacataGTGGTATTGGTGATAGTATTCAAAATGTAAaagattatttaaatattgaaAAGCCAATTATAATACCAGAATATGTTGATagaaatagtaataataatagtgaaatattaaaaaaaataatcatagATACATTATGGTCTGAtcctataaattatttagatGATAATGATATGTTATTATTGAAAGATTgtacaaaatatgatataattCCATCAAGTCGAGGAAAAATAACAGTAAAATTTGGTAAACATAGATTAACTAAatttctaaaaaataataaaataaaaatgataataagaGGAAATGAATGTGTTTCTGAAGGATATAAATATGAGTTTAACAAAAAGATATTGACTTTATTTTCAGCTACAAACTattgtaataaatataaaaataatgcatCGAGTgcattaattattaaaaaaaataaaaatattacaatatTTAATCAAATTTTGAAATCAGAATGTGAAAATATGAATCTTAATGAAAGTAGCAACAAAGAAAAAGTTAATATTGCATATACAAATGGTGAAGAAGACAAACTAAACAAATCAGATAAATTGCAAAATGGTCAAAATGAAACGAAAAATGGGTTCTATTTCGATCATACCAAACATAAGGATAAACCTtctaaaaaatatggaaatgaatataaagaaattgaaaataataatgatttaataaatttaaaaacaccacaattttatgttaataaagATTCTATAAAATTGagtaatgatgataatattgaaaatatattggGAGATGATTCAGCttctaaaaataatttatatgataCAGATGtctgtgaaaaaaaaaatgataatttaaatgatagTGGAGTAATGAATGAAATGTTAAAAAGTTTGAGTTACgaaaaaaatttagataattgTAATGATAACAAGGATAAAGAAGATCAAAATAATGATGTATTACAAAATGATAGGAAGCGAGTTAATTTATTGGAATCTGATACAGACAAAAATAGTGCCAACCTTTTCGAAAACCCTTGTAATGAACACATAGAAAACGaagaaaatgttaataaagaaaaaaaagaaaaaaatgaggaaaAGGATGAAAGTAAAGAAACTATGACATATGATGAGAATGGAGATGGATATAAAGCTAAAGATGACAGtagtgaaaaaaatgattctggagaaaattataaacataacaaaattttcaataataaagaaaatgaaattttTAACGATTTTGAAAATTGTTGTAATGGTAAAAGtatagataatataaataaagatcTAATCAAGTTTAATGATTTTGGAATAGAACAAAATGAGCATAAcgatatatttttagaagaaaaaaaatacttggaaaatatagaaatgaTGAAAGAGGAAATGTTAAAAGAATGTGATTATAAAGTtgattcaaataaatatacagaTGGAATAATTGAAGAAAATATTGAAGAAAatattgaagaaaaaaataatgaattataCAAGAGTAGAAACAATAGTAACAGCAGAAATAATACCAATtctattataaataattttttcaaaaatgaaaaaacaaTCGAACAAAACTGTTCAAATATGTTTCTTAATTATGATCAAGTTAATAACTCAAAAGAGCATGAagacaatttaaaaaatggaaactGTTCAAAAATAAGTTCATTATCAAATGAAAACATTGGAgctataaattatatgaatgaAATTGATAATGAATTGGTGTATAAAAGAATAAATTACATGATGCCTCCAAATTTGACCCTAACAAACAAAACCCAAATGAAGAATGGAAGTTACACTAGAGAGCATAATTCAGCAACAATGAGAAACATAAGAAGTGAAAGCAACACTATGGATTCTCTAAATAA gCTTGAAATGCAACATTTGCCTCCAGACCCTCAACCACAAACAAAAATATCATTCCAAAAAAGTTTAGATGATTTACACGAGTCCCAATTctga